One Streptomyces sp. NBC_00102 DNA segment encodes these proteins:
- a CDS encoding ABC transporter ATP-binding protein has protein sequence MIRFEQVSVRYEGAAGPTLSGVDLTVPEGELVLLVGPSGVGKSTLLGAVPGLVPHFTGGTLSGRVTVDGRDTRTHKPRELADLVGTVGQDPSAHFVTDTVEDELAYGMESLGLAPDVMRRRVEETLDLLGLAELRERPIATLSGGQRQRVAIGSVLTPHPKVLVLDEPTSALDPAAAEEVLAVLQRLVHDLGTTVLMAEHRLERVVQYADRVVLLPAPGAAPVVGAPAQIMAVSPVRPPVAELGLLAGWDPLPLSVRDARRRAAGLRERLAARTPAGPTPPDVPAVPPVPPVSGALTTASGSLAPAPAPRSGLFGLRRARRSRTTGPGATSAAGPTGSLARTEGLGVRRGRVEALRSVSLDVRAGETVALMGRNGAGKSTLLGALVGVVPPTAGRVRVGGLEPSRTDPRTMVRRVGLVPQEPRDLLYAETVAAECAAADADAGAPAGSCRALVSRLLPGVADATHPRDLSEGQRLTLALALVLTARPPLILLDEPTRGLDYAAKSRLVGVLRELTGEGHGIVLATHDVELAAELADRVVILAGGEVVADGPTRQVVVSSPAYAPQTAKILAPQEWLTVNQVRTALEAGA, from the coding sequence GTGATCCGGTTCGAGCAGGTCTCCGTACGGTACGAGGGCGCGGCCGGACCCACCTTGTCGGGCGTCGACCTGACCGTGCCCGAGGGCGAGTTGGTGCTGCTCGTCGGCCCGTCCGGGGTCGGCAAGTCGACGCTGCTGGGCGCGGTGCCGGGGCTGGTGCCGCACTTCACCGGGGGAACGCTGAGCGGCCGGGTCACCGTCGACGGGCGGGACACGCGTACCCACAAGCCGCGTGAACTCGCCGATCTGGTGGGCACGGTGGGCCAGGACCCGTCCGCGCACTTCGTCACCGACACGGTGGAGGACGAACTCGCGTACGGCATGGAGTCGTTGGGGCTCGCCCCGGACGTGATGCGCCGCCGTGTGGAGGAGACTCTCGACCTGCTGGGGCTCGCGGAGCTGCGGGAGAGGCCGATCGCCACGCTCTCCGGCGGCCAGCGGCAGCGGGTCGCGATCGGTTCGGTGCTGACCCCGCACCCGAAGGTGCTGGTGCTCGACGAGCCGACCTCCGCCCTGGACCCCGCGGCGGCCGAGGAGGTTCTCGCGGTGCTCCAGCGGCTCGTCCACGACCTGGGCACGACCGTGCTGATGGCCGAGCACCGGCTGGAGCGCGTGGTGCAGTACGCGGACCGGGTCGTGCTGCTGCCCGCGCCGGGCGCCGCCCCCGTGGTGGGCGCACCCGCGCAGATCATGGCCGTCTCGCCGGTCCGGCCGCCCGTCGCCGAGCTGGGTCTGCTGGCCGGCTGGGACCCGCTGCCGCTGTCCGTACGCGACGCCCGGCGGCGGGCGGCGGGGCTGCGCGAGCGGCTGGCCGCCCGGACGCCCGCCGGCCCGACGCCGCCGGACGTGCCTGCCGTACCTCCCGTACCTCCCGTGTCCGGCGCACTCACCACTGCTTCCGGAAGCCTCGCGCCGGCGCCCGCGCCGCGCTCCGGGCTCTTCGGGCTCCGGCGTGCGCGCCGGTCCCGTACCACCGGCCCCGGGGCCACGTCCGCGGCCGGCCCCACCGGGTCCCTGGCGCGGACCGAGGGCCTCGGGGTGCGGCGCGGCCGGGTGGAGGCGCTGCGTTCGGTGAGCCTGGACGTCCGGGCCGGGGAGACCGTGGCCCTGATGGGCCGCAACGGCGCCGGGAAGTCCACCCTGCTCGGGGCGCTCGTCGGCGTGGTCCCGCCCACCGCGGGCCGGGTCCGGGTGGGCGGCCTGGAGCCGTCCCGTACGGACCCGCGCACGATGGTGCGGCGGGTCGGGCTGGTGCCCCAGGAGCCCCGCGATCTGCTCTACGCGGAGACGGTCGCCGCCGAGTGCGCGGCGGCCGACGCCGACGCGGGCGCCCCGGCGGGCAGCTGCCGGGCCCTCGTCTCCCGTCTGCTGCCCGGGGTGGCGGACGCCACCCACCCCCGTGACCTCTCCGAGGGCCAGCGGCTGACGCTGGCCCTGGCGCTCGTCCTGACCGCCCGGCCGCCGCTGATCCTGCTGGACGAGCCGACCCGGGGGCTCGACTACGCGGCCAAGTCCCGGCTGGTCGGGGTGCTCCGCGAGCTGACGGGCGAGGGGCACGGCATCGTCCTGGCCACCCACGACGTGGAGCTGGCGGCGGAGCTCGCGGACCGGGTGGTGATCCTGGCCGGCGGGGAGGTCGTCGCGGACGGCCCGACCCGGCAGGTGGTCGTCTCCTCGCCCGCGTACGCCCCGCAGACCGCGAAGATCCTCGCCCCGCAGGAGTGGCTCACCGTGAACCAGGTCCGCACGGCCCTGGAGGCCGGGGCGTGA
- a CDS encoding ECF transporter S component produces the protein MADEPHARAGRRVRPVRLGPRSVVTLVLVSAVGVAAFGWPLLAGPAFGTAHAQDAPWLFGALLPLLVAVAVATVADAGLDAKAVAMLGVLAAVGAALRPLGAGTAGLEPMFFLMVLSGRVLGPGFGFVLGAVTMFASALLTGGVGPWMPFQMLSMAWFTMGAGLLPGPDRLRGRAETAMLAAYGALASLLYGTVMNLYGWTIVPGLGSGISFVAGDPVHENLVRFLAYCLTTSLGWDLGRAALTVVLTLAVGPVLLRALRRATRRASFEARVTFEGPDGVRTPTGTWSSPKPDSSGAEV, from the coding sequence CTGGCCGACGAGCCCCACGCCCGGGCCGGCCGGCGGGTGCGCCCGGTCCGGCTGGGGCCGCGTTCGGTCGTGACGCTGGTGCTGGTGAGCGCGGTGGGGGTGGCGGCCTTCGGCTGGCCGCTGCTCGCCGGGCCCGCTTTCGGTACCGCGCACGCCCAGGACGCGCCCTGGCTCTTCGGCGCGCTGCTGCCGCTGCTGGTGGCGGTGGCCGTGGCGACCGTCGCGGACGCAGGGCTGGACGCGAAGGCCGTCGCGATGCTCGGGGTGCTCGCGGCCGTCGGTGCCGCGCTGCGCCCGCTGGGCGCGGGGACGGCCGGGCTGGAGCCCATGTTCTTCCTGATGGTGCTCAGCGGCCGGGTGCTGGGCCCCGGCTTCGGCTTCGTGCTCGGCGCGGTCACCATGTTCGCGTCGGCGCTGCTCACCGGCGGGGTCGGGCCGTGGATGCCGTTCCAGATGCTGTCGATGGCCTGGTTCACCATGGGCGCGGGGCTGCTGCCGGGGCCGGATCGGCTGCGCGGCCGGGCGGAGACCGCCATGCTCGCGGCGTACGGCGCGCTGGCCTCGCTGCTCTACGGCACGGTCATGAACCTCTACGGCTGGACGATCGTGCCCGGCCTCGGCTCGGGCATCTCCTTCGTGGCGGGCGACCCGGTGCACGAGAACCTGGTCCGCTTCCTGGCGTACTGCCTGACCACCTCGCTCGGCTGGGACCTGGGCCGCGCGGCCCTGACCGTGGTGCTGACGCTCGCCGTGGGGCCGGTACTCCTGCGGGCGCTCCGTCGCGCGACGCGGCGCGCTTCCTTCGAGGCCCGGGTCACATTCGAGGGTCCCGACGGAGTGAGGACACCCACAGGCACTTGGTCCTCCCCCAAGCCGGATAGTAGCGGCGCCGAGGTCTGA
- a CDS encoding transglycosylase SLT domain-containing protein, producing the protein MSFASRFLAQPRIAGRKTVLAGAAVLLGGSGLALGAGTASAATPTATTAVAGAQATAKQMIGDSAQFQCFSNIVSHESGWNPSATNASSGAYGLVQALPASKMSSAGSDWKTNPATQIKWGLDYMNSRYGSPCGAWDFWQANSWY; encoded by the coding sequence GTGTCGTTCGCCAGTCGTTTCCTCGCCCAGCCCCGCATCGCAGGCCGCAAGACCGTCCTCGCCGGTGCCGCCGTACTCCTCGGTGGCAGTGGCCTGGCCCTCGGCGCCGGTACGGCGTCCGCGGCCACGCCCACCGCGACGACCGCTGTCGCCGGTGCGCAGGCCACGGCGAAGCAGATGATCGGTGACAGCGCCCAGTTCCAGTGCTTCAGCAACATCGTGTCGCACGAGAGCGGCTGGAACCCGAGCGCCACCAACGCTTCCTCCGGCGCGTACGGCCTGGTCCAGGCCCTGCCCGCCTCCAAGATGTCGTCCGCCGGTTCGGACTGGAAGACCAACCCCGCCACGCAGATCAAGTGGGGTCTGGACTACATGAACAGCCGCTACGGCAGCCCGTGCGGCGCCTGGGACTTCTGGCAGGCCAACAGCTGGTACTGA
- a CDS encoding MFS transporter, whose amino-acid sequence MLAAFTFNTAENLPVGILDLIAESLRVPVSAVGLLVTGYGATVALASLPLAHGLRAVPRRHVLTGVLAALVVSSAAAALATSYGLLLGARLMTALAQALFWAVMGPVAVGLFATAVRGRVVGALSVAGSLALVIGVPGGAWLGRHSGWQVPVALTAVAGLVSLVTIAVLLPTSRPEEEPAAYGPRPDARRFAIVLTSGGLSAAGAFAGFTYVVKFLGDVSGFSPDTAGVLIMALGLACLAGVTVTGLLLDRFPYAAPIVAMAVQAVGMLGLYTAGTDPVAAVVFLVLMGGALGPVFMATQNVMLYCAPGRTDLALAANSGAYNAGIAAGAAIGGLALRLADVRAAFLAGGLLSVAACAVLRFAASRGSRRTPP is encoded by the coding sequence ATGCTGGCCGCCTTCACCTTCAACACCGCCGAGAACCTGCCCGTGGGCATCCTCGACCTCATCGCCGAGAGCCTCCGGGTGCCGGTGTCGGCGGTCGGCCTTCTCGTCACGGGATACGGCGCGACGGTGGCCCTCGCCTCGCTGCCTCTCGCCCACGGGCTGCGGGCGGTGCCCCGGCGCCATGTGCTCACGGGAGTGCTGGCGGCGCTGGTCGTCTCCAGCGCCGCCGCGGCGCTGGCCACGTCCTACGGGCTGCTTCTCGGGGCGAGGCTGATGACCGCGCTCGCCCAGGCGCTGTTCTGGGCGGTGATGGGGCCGGTCGCGGTGGGCCTCTTCGCCACCGCGGTCCGGGGACGCGTGGTCGGGGCACTGTCCGTCGCCGGTTCGCTCGCGCTCGTGATCGGGGTGCCCGGCGGTGCGTGGCTGGGGCGGCACAGCGGCTGGCAGGTGCCGGTCGCTCTGACGGCCGTCGCCGGCCTCGTCTCCCTGGTGACGATCGCCGTCCTGCTGCCGACCTCGCGTCCGGAGGAGGAACCCGCCGCGTACGGGCCCCGTCCCGACGCCCGCCGGTTCGCGATCGTGCTGACGTCCGGAGGTCTCTCCGCCGCCGGGGCGTTCGCCGGATTCACCTACGTCGTGAAGTTCCTGGGTGACGTGAGCGGCTTCTCCCCCGACACGGCCGGGGTCCTGATCATGGCTCTCGGCTTGGCGTGTCTGGCCGGGGTGACCGTCACCGGGCTGCTGCTGGACCGCTTCCCGTACGCGGCGCCGATCGTCGCCATGGCCGTGCAGGCCGTGGGGATGCTCGGCCTGTACACGGCGGGCACCGATCCCGTGGCGGCGGTGGTGTTCCTGGTGCTGATGGGCGGCGCGCTCGGTCCGGTGTTCATGGCCACCCAGAACGTGATGCTGTACTGCGCCCCGGGCCGCACGGACCTCGCACTCGCGGCGAATTCGGGTGCCTACAACGCCGGTATCGCGGCGGGCGCCGCGATCGGGGGCCTCGCCCTCCGACTCGCCGACGTGCGCGCCGCCTTCCTCGCCGGCGGCCTGCTCTCCGTCGCGGCCTGCGCGGTCCTCCGGTTCGCCGCTTCCCGCGGCTCCCGCCGAACGCCCCCATGA
- a CDS encoding bifunctional glycosyltransferase 87/phosphatase PAP2 family protein, whose translation MCAKRWEGRRSVANAEHGVRGSVATDAETRARTARIVLWVIVAALAVRQMVAVLGQPPGERLTDLETWTGENGVLRVKGSLYATDRFTGTPFAGLVLKPLDSAAEQALGIAWTTVSLLLVVVLGVVAARALPSPTGRRTALFAAPAAIALLMVSLPVRNALHLGQTSILPVLLVLVGLLAVRDHRAQGVLVGIAAALQPPVLLFAVLLWLTGRRRAALTGGATFAALTAVAWAALPHDSRTYWIHHLAGAGLGERPDGLANQSLHGALLRLGLEGPLEITVLLVLAAAVAVLGLRRAAMYARDGQLLLAVSVTGCVAVVVAPATWQHQLLWMLLAVVGRVGKRASDRLVWPAVVVLVLTLPGTMLLPNMAALHPVRDNVVLLVALGTACAVPFLPRTSPYWLKPVPTDYARPVPARWRRVPLLPFWRRVLTRPNLLLELLLIRVVYSAYAKVRLAATAGRATAEEHGRQVHSLEKWLHIDVEHWFNHKVAGIGWMRDFFDYYYSTFHFIIPLTILGVLYVRRPADYRWARSTIGFATLLALVGFWLFPLAPPRLMPGLGFIDTVHGVQDFSKPDYGTLTSVTNQYAAMPSLHFGWSLWCGLMILILAPKVWMKPLGLLHPFFTICAIVGTGNHWILDAAGGAFVVSLGFLLTYALAGPRRLLKPERDGAPVAGSAQGSAEGPPAAGGPRVPRPLTGRAGDTVASTGAARE comes from the coding sequence ATGTGCGCGAAACGGTGGGAGGGTCGGCGCAGCGTGGCGAATGCGGAACACGGCGTGCGCGGGAGTGTGGCGACGGACGCGGAGACGAGGGCCCGGACGGCCCGGATCGTGCTCTGGGTGATCGTCGCGGCACTGGCCGTGCGACAGATGGTGGCGGTGCTCGGGCAGCCGCCGGGTGAACGGCTGACCGACCTGGAGACCTGGACCGGGGAGAACGGCGTCCTGCGCGTCAAGGGCTCGCTCTACGCCACGGACCGGTTCACCGGCACACCGTTCGCGGGGCTCGTCCTGAAACCGCTCGACTCGGCGGCGGAGCAGGCCCTCGGGATCGCCTGGACCACCGTCTCCCTGCTGCTCGTCGTCGTGCTCGGCGTCGTCGCGGCGCGCGCGCTGCCCTCACCGACCGGCCGCCGCACCGCGCTCTTCGCCGCCCCGGCCGCCATCGCCCTGCTCATGGTGTCGCTGCCGGTGCGCAACGCCCTGCACCTCGGGCAGACCAGCATCCTGCCGGTGCTGCTGGTCCTCGTCGGCCTGCTGGCGGTCCGCGACCACCGGGCGCAGGGTGTCCTGGTCGGGATCGCGGCAGCACTCCAGCCGCCCGTCCTGCTCTTCGCCGTCCTCCTCTGGCTCACCGGACGCCGGCGCGCCGCGCTGACCGGCGGTGCCACCTTCGCCGCGCTCACCGCGGTCGCCTGGGCCGCGCTGCCGCACGACTCCCGGACGTACTGGATCCACCACCTCGCCGGAGCCGGCCTCGGCGAGCGCCCCGACGGCCTCGCCAACCAGTCACTGCACGGCGCACTGCTCCGCCTCGGCCTCGAAGGCCCGCTGGAGATCACCGTCCTGCTGGTGCTCGCCGCCGCCGTCGCCGTGCTCGGACTGCGCCGCGCCGCCATGTACGCCCGCGACGGGCAGCTGCTCCTCGCCGTCTCGGTGACCGGCTGTGTCGCCGTCGTCGTCGCCCCGGCCACCTGGCAGCACCAGCTGCTCTGGATGCTGCTCGCGGTGGTGGGCCGGGTCGGCAAGCGGGCCTCGGACCGCCTCGTCTGGCCCGCCGTGGTGGTGCTCGTCCTCACCCTGCCCGGCACCATGCTGCTGCCCAACATGGCGGCGCTCCACCCCGTGCGCGACAACGTGGTACTGCTCGTCGCGCTCGGCACGGCCTGCGCCGTGCCGTTCCTGCCGCGCACCTCGCCGTACTGGCTGAAGCCGGTCCCCACCGACTACGCGCGCCCGGTGCCGGCGCGCTGGAGACGGGTACCGCTGCTGCCGTTCTGGCGCCGGGTGCTGACCCGCCCCAACCTGCTGCTGGAACTCCTGCTCATCCGGGTCGTCTACTCGGCGTACGCCAAGGTCCGGCTCGCGGCGACGGCGGGCCGCGCCACCGCCGAGGAGCACGGCCGGCAGGTCCACTCGCTGGAGAAGTGGCTGCACATCGACGTCGAGCACTGGTTCAACCACAAGGTGGCCGGCATCGGCTGGATGCGGGACTTCTTCGACTACTACTACTCCACGTTCCACTTCATCATCCCGCTGACCATCCTCGGCGTGCTCTACGTGCGCCGCCCCGCCGACTACCGGTGGGCTCGCTCCACGATCGGCTTCGCGACCCTCCTCGCCCTGGTCGGTTTCTGGCTCTTCCCGCTGGCCCCGCCCCGGCTCATGCCGGGCCTCGGGTTCATCGACACCGTGCACGGCGTCCAGGACTTCTCCAAGCCCGACTACGGCACGCTGACCTCGGTCACCAACCAGTACGCGGCCATGCCGTCGCTGCACTTCGGCTGGTCGCTCTGGTGCGGGCTGATGATCCTGATCCTGGCTCCGAAGGTCTGGATGAAGCCGCTGGGGCTGCTCCACCCGTTCTTCACGATCTGCGCCATCGTGGGCACCGGCAACCACTGGATCCTCGACGCGGCGGGCGGCGCGTTCGTCGTCTCGCTCGGCTTCCTGCTGACCTACGCCCTGGCGGGCCCGCGCCGGCTGCTGAAGCCGGAGCGCGACGGCGCACCCGTCGCGGGGAGCGCCCAGGGGAGCGCCGAGGGACCACCGGCGGCCGGCGGGCCCCGCGTGCCCAGGCCACTGACGGGCCGCGCGGGAGACACGGTGGCGAGTACGGGCGCTGCCCGCGAGTGA